One window from the genome of Streptococcus parasanguinis encodes:
- a CDS encoding ABC transporter permease, with the protein MKKYQRMHLIFIRQYIKQIMEYKVDFVVGVLGVFLTQGLNLLFLNVIFQHIPSLEGWTFQEIAFIYGFSLIPKGLDHLFFDNLWALGQRLVRKGEFDKYLTRPINPLFHILVETFQIDALGELLVGGILLGTTVSSIAWTLPKFLIFLVCIPFATLIYTSLKIATASIAFWTKQSGAMIYIFYMFNDFAKYPISIYNSLLRWLISFIVPFAFTAYYPASYFLQDKDGLFNIGGLILISLVFFVISLKLWDKGLDAYESAGS; encoded by the coding sequence ATGAAAAAATATCAACGCATGCATCTGATTTTTATCAGACAATACATCAAGCAAATCATGGAATACAAGGTGGATTTTGTGGTAGGTGTGTTGGGAGTCTTTCTGACTCAAGGCCTAAACCTCTTGTTTCTCAATGTTATCTTTCAACACATCCCCTCGCTAGAAGGTTGGACCTTTCAAGAGATTGCCTTTATCTATGGATTTTCCTTAATTCCAAAGGGATTAGATCATCTCTTTTTTGACAATCTCTGGGCTTTAGGTCAACGGCTAGTTCGAAAAGGGGAGTTTGACAAGTATCTGACTCGTCCTATCAATCCTCTCTTTCACATCCTCGTTGAGACCTTTCAGATTGATGCCTTGGGTGAACTCTTGGTCGGTGGCATTCTATTGGGAACAACAGTATCAAGCATTGCTTGGACGCTTCCCAAATTCCTGATTTTCCTAGTCTGTATTCCATTTGCTACCTTGATTTATACTTCCTTGAAAATAGCGACAGCCAGTATCGCTTTTTGGACTAAACAGTCAGGCGCCATGATTTACATTTTCTATATGTTTAATGATTTTGCCAAGTACCCGATTTCCATTTACAATTCGCTCCTTCGTTGGTTAATTAGCTTTATTGTACCTTTCGCCTTTACGGCCTACTATCCTGCCAGCTATTTCTTGCAGGATAAAGACGGGCTCTTCAACATTGGTGGTTTGATTCTAATTTCCCTTGTCTTCTTTGTCATTTCTTTGAAACTATGGGACAAGGGCTTAGATGCCTACGAAAGTGCGGGTTCGTAA
- a CDS encoding ABC transporter permease: protein MVKLWRRYKPFINAGIQELISYRVNFILYRIGDVMGAFVAFYLWKAVFDSSQEPLIQGFSMADITLYIIMSFVTNLLTRSDSSFMIGDEVKDGSIIMRLLRPVHFAASYLFTELGSKWLIFISVGLPFLSVMVLMKILSGQGIVEVLGLTVLYLFSLTLAYLINFFFNICFGFSAFVFKNLWGSNLLKTSIVAFMSGSLIPLTFFPKVVSDILSLLPFSSLIYTPVMIIVGKYDASQILQALALQFFWLIVMVGLSQLIWKRVQSFITIQGG, encoded by the coding sequence ATGGTCAAATTGTGGAGACGTTATAAACCCTTTATCAATGCAGGGATTCAGGAGTTGATTAGCTATCGAGTCAACTTTATTCTCTATCGGATTGGTGATGTCATGGGGGCTTTTGTCGCATTCTATCTCTGGAAGGCTGTCTTTGACTCCTCCCAGGAGCCTTTGATTCAGGGCTTCAGTATGGCAGATATCACTCTCTACATCATCATGAGTTTTGTGACTAATCTTCTGACTAGGTCGGATTCTTCCTTTATGATTGGTGATGAGGTTAAGGATGGTTCCATTATCATGCGTTTGCTGAGACCAGTGCATTTTGCGGCCTCTTACCTTTTCACCGAACTTGGCTCCAAGTGGTTGATTTTTATCTCTGTTGGACTGCCATTTTTAAGTGTCATGGTTTTGATGAAAATCTTATCTGGGCAAGGTATTGTAGAAGTGCTGGGATTAACTGTCCTTTATCTCTTTAGCTTAACTCTGGCTTATCTGATTAACTTTTTCTTTAATATCTGCTTTGGATTTTCAGCCTTTGTATTTAAAAATTTATGGGGTTCCAATCTACTCAAGACTTCTATAGTGGCCTTTATGTCTGGCAGTTTGATTCCCTTGACGTTTTTTCCAAAGGTGGTTTCAGATATTCTCTCCTTATTGCCATTTTCATCCTTGATTTACACTCCGGTCATGATTATTGTTGGGAAATACGATGCCAGTCAGATTCTTCAAGCACTCGCGTTGCAGTTTTTCTGGCTTATAGTGATGGTGGGCTTGTCTCAGTTGATTTGGAAACGAGTCCAGTCATTTATCACCATTCAGGGAGGTTAG
- a CDS encoding ABC transporter ATP-binding protein, producing MAMIEVQHLRKNFVKTVKEPGLKGALRSFVHPEKQTFEAVKDLTFEVPKGQILGFIGANGAGKSTTIKMLTGILKPTSGFCRINGKIPQDNRQDYVKDIGVVFGQRTQLWWDLALQETYTVLKEIYDVPDSLFHKRMDFLNEVLDLKEFIKDPVRTLSLGQRMRADIAASLLHNPKVLFLDEPTIGLDVSVKDNIRRAITQINQEEETTILLTTHDLSDIEQLCDRIFMIDKGQEIFDGTVSQLKETFGKMKTLSFDLTPGQNHLVSHYEGLPDMSIDRQGNTLNIEFDSSRYQSADIIKQTLSDFEVRDLKMVDTDIEDIIRRFYRKEL from the coding sequence ATGGCAATGATAGAAGTGCAACATCTTCGGAAAAATTTTGTGAAGACAGTTAAGGAGCCGGGGTTAAAGGGAGCCTTGCGCTCCTTTGTTCATCCTGAAAAGCAGACCTTTGAAGCGGTCAAGGATTTAACTTTTGAAGTTCCAAAAGGGCAGATTTTAGGATTTATCGGGGCAAATGGTGCTGGGAAGTCAACCACCATCAAAATGCTGACAGGAATTTTGAAGCCCACATCTGGCTTTTGTCGGATTAACGGCAAGATTCCCCAGGATAATCGCCAAGATTATGTCAAGGATATTGGAGTCGTTTTCGGACAACGTACCCAGTTATGGTGGGATTTGGCTCTGCAAGAGACCTACACGGTTTTGAAAGAGATCTATGATGTACCGGACTCACTTTTCCATAAGCGCATGGACTTTTTGAATGAAGTTTTGGATTTGAAGGAATTTATCAAGGATCCTGTGCGGACTCTTTCACTAGGTCAACGGATGCGGGCGGATATTGCGGCTTCCTTACTTCACAATCCCAAGGTTCTCTTTTTAGATGAGCCGACTATTGGTTTGGATGTGTCGGTCAAGGACAACATTCGTCGGGCCATTACTCAGATTAATCAGGAGGAAGAGACAACTATTCTCTTGACTACTCATGATTTGAGTGATATTGAGCAACTCTGTGATCGGATTTTTATGATTGATAAGGGGCAAGAGATTTTTGATGGAACGGTGAGCCAGCTCAAGGAGACCTTTGGAAAAATGAAGACTCTCTCCTTTGACCTGACACCAGGTCAAAATCATCTAGTCTCTCATTATGAGGGCTTGCCTGATATGTCCATTGATAGACAAGGAAATACTCTCAATATTGAATTCGATAGTTCCCGCTACCAGTCGGCCGATATTATCAAGCAAACCTTATCTGATTTTGAAGTCCGTGATTTGAAGATGGTAGATACGGATATTGAAGATATTATCCGTCGCTTCTATCGAAAGGAGCTCTAA
- a CDS encoding alpha/beta fold hydrolase, whose translation MPMKKFKQFCWIIFVFLILFLGGTFGFHQLSLKKESKLLTPIGKEVTVNGHRMNVSVKGEGSETIVFLSGAGIASPILDFKNLTDSLSKKYKVVVVERAGYGFSEDSDQSRDVMTVLSETRQALSQAEVSGPYVIVSHSMASLESLAWQEKYPNEVKALVGLDWALPASYEDLKDNQALLTVAYWSSKIGLLRYFPESFYIKNPTLTETERQQYKLLAYKQLMSQAMLHESRLAKENAKKVPSSINPKIPALLLVSNGEGTTFSQSEWQRYAERFASDQSNVQVVYMDAPHDLYHYQSDAIVSRIKEFLENN comes from the coding sequence ATGCCTATGAAAAAATTTAAACAGTTTTGCTGGATCATTTTTGTTTTTCTTATCCTTTTTCTAGGAGGCACATTTGGTTTTCACCAACTTAGTTTGAAAAAAGAAAGTAAGCTTCTGACTCCTATCGGTAAAGAGGTGACGGTCAATGGACATCGAATGAACGTCTCTGTTAAAGGAGAAGGATCTGAAACGATAGTATTTCTTTCAGGTGCAGGTATTGCTTCACCTATATTAGACTTTAAGAATCTAACAGATTCCCTATCCAAAAAATACAAAGTAGTCGTCGTAGAGCGAGCGGGATATGGTTTTAGTGAAGATAGTGATCAATCAAGAGATGTGATGACGGTTCTTTCTGAGACCCGTCAAGCTTTGTCTCAAGCCGAAGTTTCGGGGCCTTATGTGATTGTTTCTCATTCAATGGCTAGCCTTGAGAGCCTTGCTTGGCAAGAAAAATATCCTAATGAAGTGAAAGCCTTGGTTGGCCTGGATTGGGCATTACCAGCAAGTTATGAGGATTTAAAGGATAATCAGGCCTTGCTTACTGTGGCTTATTGGAGCAGTAAGATTGGCTTATTACGCTATTTCCCTGAGTCCTTTTATATAAAAAATCCAACTCTGACTGAAACTGAACGACAACAATATAAATTACTAGCATATAAGCAGTTGATGTCACAAGCCATGCTTCATGAATCCCGTTTGGCAAAGGAAAATGCCAAGAAAGTTCCATCTAGCATTAATCCGAAAATTCCAGCCTTACTCCTGGTTTCTAACGGTGAAGGCACGACCTTTAGCCAATCAGAGTGGCAACGTTATGCAGAGAGATTTGCAAGCGACCAGTCTAATGTTCAAGTCGTCTATATGGATGCGCCTCACGACCTCTATCATTATCAAAGCGATGCTATTGTTTCTCGCATTAAAGAATTTTTGGAGAATAATTGA
- a CDS encoding class II fructose-bisphosphate aldolase produces MAIVSAEKFVQAARDNGYAVGGFNTNNLEWTQAILRAAEAKKAPVLIQTSMGAAKYMGGYKVCKALIENLVESMGITVPVAIHLDHGHYDDALECIEAGYTSIMFDGSHLPVEENLKLAKDVVEKAHAKGISVEAEVGTIGGEEDGIIGDGELAPIEDAKAMVATGIDFLAAGIGNIHGPYPANWKGLHLDHLQKLTEAVPGFPIVLHGGSGIPDDQIQAAIKLGVAKVNVNTECQIAFANATRQFVREYDANEAEYDKKKLFDPRKFLKPGFEAITAAVEERIDVFGSEGKA; encoded by the coding sequence ATGGCAATCGTTTCAGCAGAAAAATTTGTCCAAGCAGCTCGTGACAATGGTTATGCAGTTGGTGGATTTAACACAAACAACCTTGAGTGGACTCAAGCTATCTTGCGTGCAGCAGAAGCTAAGAAAGCTCCAGTACTTATCCAAACTTCTATGGGTGCTGCTAAATACATGGGTGGTTACAAAGTATGTAAAGCCCTTATTGAAAACCTTGTAGAATCAATGGGTATCACTGTACCAGTTGCTATTCACCTTGACCATGGTCACTACGACGATGCTCTTGAATGTATTGAAGCTGGTTACACTTCAATCATGTTTGACGGTTCACACCTTCCAGTTGAAGAAAACCTTAAATTGGCGAAAGATGTCGTTGAAAAAGCTCATGCTAAAGGTATCTCAGTAGAAGCTGAAGTTGGTACTATCGGTGGTGAAGAAGACGGTATCATCGGTGACGGTGAATTGGCACCAATCGAAGATGCTAAAGCAATGGTTGCTACAGGAATTGACTTCTTGGCTGCAGGTATCGGTAACATCCACGGTCCTTACCCAGCAAACTGGAAAGGTCTTCACCTTGACCACTTGCAAAAATTGACTGAAGCTGTTCCAGGATTCCCAATCGTATTGCACGGTGGATCAGGTATCCCTGATGATCAAATCCAAGCAGCGATCAAACTTGGTGTTGCGAAAGTTAACGTGAACACTGAATGCCAAATCGCATTTGCAAATGCTACTCGTCAATTCGTACGTGAATACGATGCAAACGAAGCAGAATACGACAAGAAGAAACTCTTCGACCCACGTAAATTCTTGAAACCAGGTTTCGAAGCAATTACAGCAGCTGTTGAAGAACGTATCGACGTATTCGGTTCAGAAGGCAAAGCTTAA
- a CDS encoding CTP synthase, which yields MSTKYIFVTGGVVSSIGKGIVAASLGRLLKNRGLKVTIQKFDPYINIDPGTMSPYQHGEVFVTDDGAETDLDLGHYERFIDINLNKYSNVTTGKIYSEVLRKERHGEYLGATVQVIPHITDALKEKIKRAATTTDSDVIITEVGGTVGDIESLPFLEALRQMKADVGAENVMYIHTTLLPYLKAAGEMKTKPTQHSVKELRGLGIQPNMLVIRTEKPVGQGIKNKLAQFCDVAPEAVIESLDVEHLYQIPLNLQAQNMDQIVCDHLKLDVPAADMTEWSAMVDKVMNLKKQVKISLVGKYVELQDAYISVVEALKHSGYANDAEVKINWVNANDVTAENVAELLGDADGIIVPGGFGQRGTEGKIQAIKYAREQDVPMLGVCLGMQLTCIEFARHVLGLEGANSSELDPETKYPIIDIMRDQIDVEDMGGTLRLGLYPSKLKRGSKAAAAYDNQEVVQRRHRHRYEFNNAFREQFEEAGFVFSGVSPDNRLVEIVEIPENKFFVACQYHPELSSRPNRPEGLYTAFITAAVENHDSK from the coding sequence ATGTCAACAAAATATATTTTTGTAACGGGTGGTGTCGTATCATCCATCGGAAAAGGGATTGTTGCAGCAAGTCTTGGTCGCTTGCTTAAAAATCGTGGATTGAAAGTAACGATCCAAAAATTTGACCCTTATATCAATATTGACCCAGGGACGATGAGCCCTTACCAACACGGGGAAGTATTTGTCACAGACGATGGTGCAGAGACAGACTTGGACCTTGGTCACTATGAACGCTTTATTGATATCAATCTGAATAAGTACTCAAATGTGACGACAGGGAAAATTTATAGTGAGGTCCTTCGTAAGGAACGCCATGGAGAATACTTGGGCGCGACGGTACAGGTCATTCCTCATATCACAGATGCCTTGAAAGAGAAGATCAAACGGGCAGCGACGACGACAGATTCAGATGTCATCATCACAGAAGTCGGGGGAACAGTTGGAGACATTGAGTCCCTTCCATTCCTTGAAGCTCTTCGTCAAATGAAGGCAGATGTTGGGGCTGAAAATGTTATGTACATCCACACCACCCTTCTTCCTTACTTGAAGGCTGCTGGTGAAATGAAAACCAAGCCGACCCAACACTCAGTGAAAGAATTGCGTGGTCTTGGGATTCAACCAAATATGTTGGTCATCCGTACAGAAAAACCAGTTGGTCAAGGAATTAAGAACAAGTTGGCTCAATTCTGTGATGTCGCACCAGAAGCTGTCATTGAATCACTTGATGTGGAACATTTGTACCAAATCCCATTGAACTTGCAAGCACAAAATATGGACCAAATCGTTTGTGACCATTTGAAATTGGATGTTCCTGCAGCAGATATGACAGAATGGTCTGCGATGGTCGATAAGGTCATGAACCTCAAGAAGCAGGTCAAGATTTCCTTAGTTGGAAAATACGTGGAATTGCAAGATGCCTACATTTCTGTCGTTGAGGCCTTGAAGCACTCAGGGTATGCCAATGATGCTGAAGTCAAGATTAATTGGGTCAATGCCAATGATGTGACAGCTGAAAATGTGGCAGAACTCCTTGGAGATGCGGATGGGATCATCGTCCCAGGTGGTTTTGGTCAACGGGGAACAGAAGGAAAAATTCAAGCCATCAAGTATGCGCGTGAACAGGACGTCCCAATGTTGGGTGTCTGCTTGGGGATGCAGTTAACCTGTATCGAATTTGCCCGTCACGTTTTAGGCTTGGAAGGGGCCAATTCATCCGAATTGGATCCAGAAACCAAGTATCCAATTATCGATATCATGCGAGACCAAATCGATGTGGAAGACATGGGAGGAACGCTCCGTCTCGGTCTTTACCCATCTAAACTCAAACGAGGATCAAAAGCAGCCGCTGCCTATGACAATCAAGAAGTGGTGCAACGTCGCCACCGTCACCGTTATGAGTTTAACAATGCTTTCCGTGAACAGTTCGAAGAAGCAGGATTTGTCTTCTCAGGCGTTTCACCAGACAACCGTTTGGTCGAAATTGTTGAAATCCCAGAAAACAAATTCTTTGTTGCTTGCCAATACCACCCAGAATTGTCAAGCCGTCCAAACCGCCCAGAAGGACTTTACACAGCCTTTATCACAGCAGCAGTTGAAAACCACGATAGCAAATAA
- a CDS encoding B3/B4 domain-containing protein, whose product MDFRLDQSLVALGIDTVVVGIARNVDPQAVLSPSFLEKKKAVEQWALQCQTEEVVASPVIKGYTDLLQKVGRSIKKNPPTVLALIRNIQHRGALPQINSIIDIYNVESLKSFLAIGGHDLDKIEGPIEFTVSQREDLFFPILSSEKHVAPTDPVYRDQKGVLAWLDVRDSDHYKFEETTQNALFVIQGNTETSVEMRLEALERIHKDLALCMPQLQFEKFLVTQNGVEKVS is encoded by the coding sequence ATGGACTTTCGTTTAGATCAAAGTTTAGTAGCTCTTGGTATTGATACGGTTGTGGTTGGAATTGCTAGAAATGTGGATCCCCAAGCAGTCCTGTCCCCTTCTTTTCTTGAAAAGAAGAAAGCAGTTGAACAATGGGCGCTCCAGTGTCAGACAGAAGAAGTAGTGGCATCCCCTGTCATCAAAGGCTATACAGACCTCTTGCAAAAAGTAGGACGTAGCATCAAGAAAAATCCACCAACAGTCCTTGCTCTTATCCGAAACATCCAGCATCGAGGTGCTTTGCCTCAGATCAATAGCATCATCGATATCTATAATGTCGAATCTCTGAAGTCTTTTCTCGCGATCGGAGGACATGACCTAGATAAGATTGAGGGACCGATTGAATTTACAGTGAGTCAAAGAGAAGATCTCTTCTTCCCCATCCTTTCTAGCGAAAAGCATGTAGCACCGACAGATCCCGTCTATAGAGATCAAAAAGGAGTTCTGGCTTGGTTGGATGTACGCGATAGTGACCATTACAAATTTGAGGAGACTACGCAAAACGCCCTCTTTGTCATTCAAGGAAATACCGAGACATCAGTCGAGATGCGTTTAGAAGCACTGGAGCGAATCCACAAGGACCTTGCTCTTTGTATGCCCCAGCTTCAATTTGAGAAATTTCTCGTCACACAAAATGGAGTGGAAAAAGTCTCGTAA
- the rpoE gene encoding DNA-directed RNA polymerase subunit delta produces MELEVFAGQEKSELSMIEVARAILELRGRDHEMYFSDLVNEIQNYLEKSNSEIREALPLFYTELNVDGSFIPLGDNKWGLRSWYAIDEVDEEIIALEETDEDETPKKRKKKRVNAFMDGDEDAIDYNDDDPEDEEVYEADPALSYDEENPDDEKSEVEAYDAEINEIVPDDLGEEVELSEEDDEEEDSEDEEEE; encoded by the coding sequence TTGGAATTAGAAGTATTTGCTGGACAAGAAAAAAGTGAACTTTCTATGATTGAAGTGGCGCGTGCGATTTTGGAATTACGCGGACGTGACCATGAAATGTACTTTAGCGATCTTGTAAATGAAATTCAAAATTACCTTGAAAAATCAAACAGCGAGATCCGTGAAGCTCTTCCATTGTTCTACACAGAATTGAATGTAGATGGAAGCTTTATCCCACTTGGAGATAACAAATGGGGTCTTCGTTCATGGTATGCCATCGATGAAGTTGACGAAGAAATCATCGCTCTTGAAGAAACAGACGAAGATGAAACTCCTAAGAAACGGAAGAAAAAACGTGTCAATGCCTTCATGGATGGAGACGAAGATGCGATCGACTACAACGACGATGATCCAGAAGATGAAGAAGTTTACGAAGCAGATCCAGCTCTTTCATATGATGAAGAAAATCCAGATGATGAAAAGAGTGAAGTCGAAGCTTACGATGCTGAAATCAATGAAATCGTACCAGATGATTTGGGTGAAGAAGTTGAATTGAGCGAAGAAGACGACGAAGAAGAGGATTCTGAAGACGAGGAAGAAGAATAA
- the tig gene encoding trigger factor, whose amino-acid sequence MSVSFENKETNHGVLTFTISQEQIKPALDRVFESVKKTLNVPGFRKGHIPRPIFNQRFGEEALYQDALNDLLPAAYEAAVKEAGIEVVAQPTFDVVSMEKGQDWTLTAAVVTKPEVKLGAYKDLEVSVEVSKEVTDADVDARIERERNNLAELVVKEGAAAEGDTVVIDFVGSIDGVEFDGGKGDNFSLGLGSGQFIPGFEDQLVGHSAGETVDVIVTFPEDYQAADLAGKEAKFVTTIHEVKAKEVPALDDELAKDIDEEVETLDELKEKYRKELAAAKEEAYNDAVEAAAIDLAVENAEIVDLPEEMIHEEVHRSINEFLGNMQRQGISPEMYFQITGTTQEDLHKQYEAEAESRTKTNLVVEAVAKAEGFEATEEEINAEIEQLAADYNMPVEQVRNLLSPEMLKHDITVKKAVNVITSTAKVK is encoded by the coding sequence ATGTCTGTATCATTTGAAAACAAAGAAACTAACCACGGTGTATTGACTTTCACAATCAGCCAAGAGCAAATCAAACCTGCTTTGGACCGTGTGTTTGAGTCAGTTAAGAAAACTTTGAACGTACCTGGATTCCGTAAAGGTCATATTCCACGTCCAATCTTCAACCAACGTTTTGGTGAAGAAGCTCTTTACCAAGATGCTTTGAACGATCTTCTTCCAGCAGCATACGAAGCAGCTGTTAAAGAAGCTGGAATCGAAGTTGTAGCACAACCAACTTTCGATGTTGTATCTATGGAAAAAGGTCAAGACTGGACATTGACAGCAGCTGTTGTAACAAAACCTGAAGTAAAATTGGGTGCTTACAAAGACCTTGAAGTATCAGTAGAAGTTTCTAAAGAAGTAACAGATGCTGATGTGGATGCTCGTATCGAACGCGAACGCAACAACTTGGCTGAATTGGTTGTTAAAGAAGGTGCTGCAGCAGAAGGTGACACAGTTGTGATCGACTTCGTAGGTTCTATCGACGGTGTTGAATTCGACGGTGGTAAAGGTGACAACTTCTCACTTGGACTTGGTTCAGGTCAATTCATCCCAGGTTTCGAAGACCAATTGGTTGGACACTCTGCTGGTGAAACAGTTGATGTGATCGTAACCTTCCCAGAAGACTACCAAGCAGCTGACCTTGCAGGTAAAGAAGCGAAATTCGTGACAACTATCCACGAAGTAAAAGCAAAAGAAGTACCAGCTCTTGACGATGAATTGGCAAAAGACATCGACGAAGAAGTTGAAACTCTTGACGAATTGAAAGAAAAATACCGCAAAGAATTGGCAGCAGCTAAAGAAGAAGCATACAACGATGCAGTAGAAGCAGCAGCAATCGATCTTGCAGTTGAAAACGCTGAAATCGTTGACCTTCCAGAAGAAATGATCCACGAAGAAGTACACCGTTCAATCAACGAGTTCCTTGGAAACATGCAACGTCAAGGTATCTCACCTGAAATGTACTTCCAAATCACTGGAACAACTCAAGAAGATCTTCACAAACAATACGAAGCAGAAGCTGAAAGCCGTACGAAGACAAACCTTGTGGTTGAAGCAGTAGCGAAAGCAGAAGGCTTCGAAGCAACTGAAGAAGAAATCAACGCTGAAATCGAACAATTGGCAGCAGATTACAATATGCCAGTTGAACAAGTTCGCAACCTTCTTTCACCAGAAATGTTGAAACATGACATCACAGTGAAGAAAGCAGTGAACGTGATCACAAGCACAGCAAAAGTAAAATAA
- a CDS encoding TIGR01440 family protein, with product MDLEQLKKDTKEILVDVLEKSRLHQGQILVLGMSSSEVAGGRIGQASNIDLAEAIVQTLLDELNPRGIYLAVQGCEHLNRALVVERELADKKELEIVNVLPSLHAGGAGQLAAFKYFKDPVEVEFITAQAGLDIGDTSVGMHVKHVQVPIRPILRELGGAHVTALASRPKLIGGARALYLDDPIRKS from the coding sequence ATGGATCTGGAGCAACTGAAGAAGGATACAAAAGAAATCCTGGTAGATGTCTTGGAAAAAAGCCGTCTCCACCAAGGACAGATCCTAGTACTCGGGATGTCTTCAAGCGAAGTTGCAGGAGGGCGAATTGGACAAGCCTCCAACATCGACCTTGCCGAAGCTATTGTCCAGACCTTGCTAGATGAGTTGAATCCAAGAGGGATTTATCTGGCGGTACAAGGATGTGAGCATCTCAATCGCGCCTTGGTGGTTGAAAGAGAATTGGCAGATAAAAAGGAGCTAGAAATCGTCAATGTCCTTCCGAGTCTCCATGCAGGAGGGGCTGGACAACTCGCAGCTTTCAAGTATTTTAAGGATCCTGTTGAAGTGGAATTCATCACAGCTCAAGCAGGGTTAGACATCGGAGATACCTCGGTGGGGATGCACGTTAAACACGTGCAAGTTCCAATTCGCCCTATCTTGCGTGAACTAGGTGGAGCCCATGTCACAGCCCTCGCCAGTCGGCCAAAATTGATCGGCGGTGCCCGTGCTCTCTACCTCGATGATCCCATCCGAAAATCATAA
- a CDS encoding ECF transporter S component translates to MTSNRTQLIARLSILTALTVVLGYYTKLPTPTGIVTLLDLGVYFTAFYFGRKEGAIVGGVGAFLLDLISGYPQWMFFSLLFHGGQGYFAGFKGKARYLGLLLATVVMVGGYALASALFLGNGWGAAISDIPNNLAQNFVGMALGYVVYYAFQKKGS, encoded by the coding sequence ATGACATCTAATCGAACTCAACTCATTGCCCGCCTCTCTATTTTGACAGCCTTGACAGTTGTACTTGGCTACTATACCAAACTTCCAACTCCTACAGGGATCGTCACCCTGCTAGATCTTGGAGTGTATTTCACAGCCTTCTATTTTGGGCGCAAGGAAGGTGCTATTGTAGGTGGTGTCGGAGCCTTCCTACTTGACCTGATTTCAGGCTATCCTCAGTGGATGTTCTTTAGCCTCCTCTTTCACGGGGGACAAGGCTATTTCGCTGGCTTCAAGGGAAAAGCTCGTTACCTAGGCTTGCTCCTTGCGACAGTCGTCATGGTAGGCGGTTACGCACTAGCTTCCGCTCTCTTTTTAGGCAATGGCTGGGGTGCTGCTATCTCGGACATTCCGAACAACCTCGCTCAGAATTTTGTTGGAATGGCTTTAGGCTATGTGGTCTATTATGCATTTCAAAAGAAAGGAAGCTAA
- a CDS encoding bifunctional hydroxymethylpyrimidine kinase/phosphomethylpyrimidine kinase, with protein sequence MSNELILAISGNDIFSGGGLHADLATYTTNKQHGFVAVTCLTAMTEHGFEVIPVDPTTFAQQLNSLKDVPFSAIKLGLLPNVQVADLALDYVKAHAEIPVVLDPVLVCKESHDVEVSALRDELIKFFPYVTIITPNLPEAEILTQSKIQSLDDMKAAARKLHELGAANVVVKGGNRLNKEKAIDVFYDGTDFTVIEEPVLEKNNTGAGCTFASSISSQLVQGKSPLEAVKASKDFVFQAIQHSDQYGVVQYDI encoded by the coding sequence ATGAGTAATGAATTGATTCTAGCTATTTCAGGAAATGATATTTTTAGTGGGGGAGGTCTTCACGCAGACCTTGCAACTTATACGACTAACAAACAGCATGGCTTTGTAGCGGTGACTTGTTTGACCGCTATGACGGAGCACGGTTTTGAAGTGATTCCGGTGGATCCGACGACCTTTGCTCAACAGCTCAACTCTCTCAAGGATGTTCCTTTTTCTGCTATTAAACTCGGCCTTTTGCCAAATGTCCAAGTGGCAGACTTGGCTTTGGACTATGTCAAAGCCCATGCGGAGATTCCTGTGGTACTAGATCCTGTCTTGGTCTGCAAGGAAAGTCATGATGTAGAAGTTTCAGCTCTTCGAGACGAATTGATTAAGTTCTTCCCTTATGTGACCATCATCACGCCAAACTTACCAGAAGCTGAGATCTTGACCCAAAGCAAGATTCAATCGCTCGACGATATGAAGGCGGCAGCGCGCAAGCTCCACGAATTAGGAGCAGCGAATGTCGTGGTCAAAGGAGGCAATCGTCTCAATAAAGAAAAGGCCATCGATGTCTTTTATGATGGGACAGACTTCACCGTCATTGAAGAGCCAGTCTTAGAAAAGAACAATACAGGAGCTGGTTGTACCTTTGCGTCTAGCATTTCCAGCCAGTTGGTGCAAGGGAAATCTCCACTTGAAGCTGTTAAAGCCTCTAAAGACTTTGTTTTCCAAGCGATTCAACATTCAGACCAGTATGGAGTAGTACAGTATGACATCTAA